From Gossypium raimondii isolate GPD5lz chromosome 11, ASM2569854v1, whole genome shotgun sequence:
CAGCTGAAGGTGCAATCTTGATGAAGGTTAAGCAAATTGTACAAACAAGGTTGATGGGTAAGCAAATCAACTGAGTGGATAATGTTAAAtattcacatttgttcaatttggaGTCTGATTGAAATGCAAAGAAtattgttttggtttttgtatgtttgtaagaTTTTGATTGTAGCAGTTAATTGATTCAGGGTAATGAAATGcaattatctaaaaaaatacaagaattaattaaaatacagaGACCAAAGGcaaaaattaacccaaaaaaagAAGTGAAGTCCCCAATGTCAATGGACAAAAATGATTTAAGGCTCCATCTCGAAAACGACAAAATGCGCGCATGGatcaaattttactctttaaatatttttataatgtttatatattatattaattgtaattttgtttattttagattattcaaaatatttaaattactttttaatattataaaattacaaaataatttccTCGTATCGATCATTATATTTTTGGTCGTGTTTGTGTAATTGAGATACCTTTTAGTTCGTGCATTCCGGAATAATGATGAATCCCAAAAAGCTAGTTCTTTTGGGACTTTTAAGTAATTTGCCTAAATGCTGAGCAATGGAGATGGGCCCCTGGAGCTTAAATTTCAAGGCATGATCTAATAGAAAAAGTAAGTTCAAAGTTTTGTTTCAAATGTCTTCAAGTGTTTTAAGGATTAAGGAttgagttatttatttattaagtgattttcaatttttttataacttatatgtgagttttttttaatttttttttggtctatgtatttttttttctttgcgatactttattctatttataaataaattgaatataactttaaaaaaataaattataccaACTCAAAGCTACTAAACTATTTAAacgttttcatttaagtcaccgaactattaaaataattattgtatgATATTCTCTGTTCGTATTGTCTGCATCAATTGAAAGctctcatttttcttctcttcatcagttcaaatttttttcatgaaatagctTTCTTCTTCAATCTCTGACATTGACCGTCAGATCAACTTGGAATTAAGGTATGTTCTTTTACTTATCGATGTGTATTTATCTACCGTACTAATTATCGAATTATTACTTAGAATTAACTagctgaaatttaaaaaaaaaacttatcaacctaatgatttaaataaatttttttgaataatttaataattatttaataattttttaaaattaaacaaccaagagttaatcttattaatgatttaataaactttcacttaattaaaaggaaaacatgAAACATGCGGACCGGTTCACATTTAGGTAACCTTTTATTGTTTCTATTTCATCCTTTTGTTTTTGTCGTTTTGCAAAGTCAGCAATATTTCCAATATTTGAGCTGTCATTATGTTGAAatgttttatcatttcaaatacTGTAATGCAAATTCTCTTCCTAATGCCACAGTTTTCAGACTACTTTGagaattatttgatattttcgATTATGTTTGACTATATTTCCCATTTCCACTACTTTATATTAACAccattgtttgaattttaactCGACTAATATAAGTATAGTTGTCAATATAAGTTGAGTGTGTTAAAGATATTATCCTCTTATTCATGAGTTGGGAGAATCTATGGATAGTtctaaatatattatcaaaagagcagatatgataaaaaatatcgtgctttatatttttattaattattaatacatataataatataattttacaagaagaaaaaattaagaCCCAACCAGTCGTTTTTATTcattacttttaattaaaatttccaatTCCCAATCTTCAAATATTTGTTTCTTATGTATATGTCGTATGATTTTGAAGTCTTATTGGagcatatattaatttaattttgtataaagtAAAAGGATAATATATTgatatttactattaaaatataaaaatattgattttattttgttgattttatcatttataaagATAATTCGTTTCAAGATTTatagttggatttgaatttttcaagAGTAAAAACTGAAAATCAGAAGGAAAAATTTGATTATCATGCAATCCCtcttacataaaaaaaaaatgtcaatttaatttttgttggtGTGATTAGGGAACTGCACCAAATACTTGATAGCTTTTAcagaaatatttcaaatttactcACACTTAATGCAGTTGCCAAAGGGTTTTTGCTTGGATTATAATTTTAGTAGCTAAGCGACTCAAACTAttgttttttaatgtttgatttcacacacacacacacacacacatatatatattatgcagAGGAACATTGACTCTGAAGGAACTTGTTTTTTAAGCTCCAATTACAGAAACTTAATTCATCTTTGAACGAAATAGGACAAAATAGAGAAGAAGCATGTCATGTGAGTAATTCTTGTCTTCCTTTTTGTTTCCTTTCACACAATAATGtttctttttgtgtgtgttgTTTTAATTCAACACTGTTTTTATTCCATTCTTTTTGTTGCAGTTCTGAGATTGTTATGCACCTCCATTGCATTTCTATTTGTTCTGTTGTCGCCTGCTGCTTCAAATATAAGTAGTTCTACCAAACGGCGACGAGAGGAAGTCGTTGCGCATCGAGGTGCTGTTGCTACTGACGATGGCCGATGTTCGAAAATTGGGGTTGATGTTCTTCGGATCGGAGGTCATGCAGTTGATGCAGCGGTGGCTGCTTCGCTGTGCTTGGGCGTTGTAAGCCCTGCATCGAGTGGCATAGGTGGAGGAGCCTTTATGCTACTAAGGGAAGCTAATGGGAAAGCACAAGCATTTGATATGAGAGAAACAGCGCCATTGAAAGCTTCCATGGTGCATATACTAATTGATACACGAAATTTACTTCAATTTTCTTCATTGTTAATTTCATTTCCTTCCACTTTTTCAGAACATGTATGCTGGAAATGCTGCTTTAAAGGCAACGGGAGCTCTCTCTGTAGCAGTGCCAGGGGAACTTGCAGGCCTTCACAAAGCTTGGAAACAACATGGGAGGCTTCCATGGGAACGGCTCGTGAAACCGGCCGAGATTCTTGCTCGAAAAGGGTTCAAGATTTCGCCATATCTCCGAACTCAGATGGAAAGTTCGAAATCAGCAATATTGGCAGATAAAGGGCTCCGAGAGGTCTTCACATCAAATGGGGAGCTTCTGCAAGTAGGTGACATATGTTACAACAAGAAACTAGCAGAAACTCTTCGAAAGATTTCAATATACGGTACCAAGCCATTCTATAATGGATCCATTGGATTGAATCTGGTAAGAGATATTCAAAGAGCTGGAGGGATAATGACATTAGATGACTTGAAGAGGTACGAAGTTAAAATGAGGGAACCAATCTCAGCTAATATTCTAGGCCTTAAAGTTCTTAGTATGCCACCTCCTTCCTCTGGGGGTGTTTCAATGGTGCTTGTAAGTGTAACCTggttttaatttatcaaaacagtgaaagaaaagggaaattttaGAACTTGactgttttttttcttgttttaacaGGCATTGAACATTCTTACACAGTATGCAGTCCCTTCCGGTCTTTTGGGGTCGCTTGGAATCCATAGATTAATCGAATCCTTGAAGCATGCATTTGCTGTGAGGATGAATTTAGGTGATCCAGAATTCGTCGATGTTTCGAAATTCGTAACTGATATGATCTCTCTTGAGTTTGCAAAGAAGTTGAAGAGCACAATCTATGACAACATGACTTTTGGCCCCAATCACTACGGTGGAAGGTAAaatcatttttacatttttatatccTCATGATTTGCTTTCTTCCATGTGATCAACTTTTGTTGGCAGGCGGAGGTGGAGCCAAGTTCATGATCATGGAACTAGTCATATATCCATTGCTGATAGCTATCAAAACGCAGTTTCTATGACTACTACAGTAAATGCATATTTTGGATCAAAAATACTGTCGCCAAGTACTGGAATAGTCCTCAATAATGAAATGGATGACTTCTCCATGCCTATAAACAGTTCCAGAAATACGCCTCCACCAGCACCACCCAACTTCATCCGCCCTGGGAAAAAGCCTTTATCGTCTATGACACCCACTATTGTGTTGAAGGTTTGTTAATTCAATGACTTCAAAAGCATAATCTAATCCCATTTTGGAAACTGGTTCTCAGTGAGGTGTTTTATAGGATGAGAAGTTGAAAGGAGTGGTTGGTGCAAGTGGGGGATCCAATATCATTGCAGCGACTACTGAGGTTTTCTTGAACCATTTCGCTCGAGGGATGGATCCGCTCTCGTCTGTAATGGCTCCCAGGATCTACCATCAGGTTTTCTTTCCAAAGAAAAATACGAAAAATTTGGCATTGAGTTTTTTGATCCATTAAGCTTAGAACGTCTGTTTGATGCAGCTGATACCCAATGTGGTGATATACGAGAATTGGACGACAGTGACTGGAGATCACTTCGAAGTTTCAAGTAGCATCAGGAGTGACCTTCAAAAGAAGGGTCATACTTTACGAGGCCTAGCCGGTGGGGCGATTAGCCAATTTATAGTTCATAAATTGGAAGGTCGTAAGGGCAAGGGAAGCAGTGGAGAACTTGTAGCAGTCAGTGACCCTAGAAAAGGAGGGATCCCTGCTGGTTTCTGATCCGGCGTTTTCGTGCTCACTtctattagtattattattctCTTTTGCTTGTAGAATCAAACCCAGTTTTGCTAAAATTAACCTAGTTAATTTCAGTCCAGTAATTATCTACCAAAAAACCTATGAATCCTTGTCATTCTCTTCGAACAGTATGTTTGTGAACCCTGTATCACTTTAGCGTCTTACTAGTGAACAACCTCATTATTTTAACTAGGAAACTAGGTCATTTCTTATGCTCACTTATTGTTCGATGAAATGACACTTAAGAGTGTTCTCTCATTAACACCGGTGCCTGGCCCTGCCCggatatatttttaatacaaattccTTACCCAAATCAAATCAGGCAATTCAGATCAAACTTAGGCCAGacctaaaaattcattttcagtattttaaaaatgataaaatacattttttacattaaacaatcatatatttttaaaactaaattggaaaaagaattctttattaataaaataattactcgaccaaatcaaaccaataaaaaacagaaaatgagGATCCAGTTACCAGTTTGAAAATAAAGGATATAATAATTCTGTGTATTTGCAAATGAAAAGTTTAAAACTAATTGGAGAAACTCTAGGTAAACAAGCAACTCAGAATATTcattaaccaaaacaaaatcttGACTCAAGCTACAAATTTTAGCAAGAACACCCACAACTTAACATTAAGAAAAATACCAAATATTCTTAAACAAATGGGGTTGAGGGCAAAGGGAAATAATATCGTGAGGAAGTAAAGAAACATCATCATTCTCCTGTGATAGAGAACCAGACCTTCATTGACTTAGTGGTCACCTGGTAGAGACTTGATGATGTCAGAATCACCTGCAGGGTAGAGAAAGAAACAGTTAGTAAACATCAATGATCGAGTTGTACAGGCAAGTAATTATCGGAATTTAGATATGGTGTTTACCGGGGTCGACGATACTCAAGCAGGATACACGGAAGTATTTCCCACAAGCAGTTCCTAGATCATTATTGTCTGGATAATTAAAGAGAGATTAGATGTCAAgacaaatgaaagaaaagcaaCAAAGGAATCCTAAGATCGATCAACCATGTTTGTTTGAAAAATTGCCTCTTCCGATTGGGCTATCCAAAAAATGATCATTGACACATGTGGAGAAGAAAAGTATTGGCAATCCAACACAGGAAACATTCAACTCAAGCCAAGATAAGTGTTGTTATATCATAAAATCGAATGTTCTTCCATAGGAAAGATGCCTCAAAAACTGACTAAATCAgttctaaataaaataacaataatgcaAGAAAAAGGTAATTCAAAAGAATCTAGACTATCCACAGTTGTTACCAAAGAAAACCCGAATCAAGTAAACGAGGAAGAGTTTAAGTTCATCTAAATCAAATTCAAAGCAATAAATTGAGGGCCAGGGTACATAACCAACTATCTTTACCTATTGCACATAAAGCCAACATCGaatattttagtttctattaTCCCTAATGCATCAATCCAGGTAAAGTTGAACATGGGAAACAATcgaacaaaataattaaagaggTCAATTTAGCAAAAAATAGAAGACATTACAATAAAAAATGTTCCTATCCAACCATAAATCCGCATTACAAAcatcagaatttttttttttttaaaaaggccTTTGCAAAGCAGCCGGGGAAAAAAACTTACTTCCATTGTAATGGTGAACTCCAACTTTACAGAGCATTGCATAGTATTCAATCTCAGATTTCCTCAGCGGTGGACAATTGTTCGAAATGATAATCAGTTTCCCTATTAGAGATCGACAAACCCcaaattttcttcattaaaaaatttagatcTTAAAAATCTACGAACAACCAGAatgattaaaagttaaaagaaagaaaacgaaattaaacccagatttttaaaaaataataataataaagagaaGAGAGTAAAGAACCTTTGGAGCTCCTGAGGGACTTAAGCACTGTTTTATAACCAAGAGTGTATTTCCCACTCTTCATAACGAGAGCCAACCTGTTGTTGATGCTCTCATGGGTCTTCTTCTGTTAAATCCGAAAATTGAAAAGCATATACatgattattttagtttcattttttgACATTATgaaaacaaatcaataaatgAAAGAGAGTAGAACGAAGGGTATTCACCGTTTTCTTGCTGGCCACCATTTTTATTGGTGAGTTTAGTTGGTCTTTTGGGGGGTTCGGCTGCTCAGGGTTCTTCTAACAACGATGTTGAAGCCGACTCTAGGGTTTATAGTACCCTTTACCCTTTAGCTTTTATGGGTTAAACTTAACAAACAATAACAAGAGATAAAACGAAATGTCGGTTGGATCCAACCCAAAATCACTTTTACATGGCCCGAATACTCTTTGGGCCGACCTAAAATATGGTGAACAAGAGTCCAATAATTATAATCCAAATTTATTTCTgcgtaatttttttaaacaatttcattataaattttaattatatatatatattatataatatttagaactatttatagtcctcttaactcataaataggaggataatagaTTTCAATACACTTAAATTTATATCTTTctacattaacaataatattcATACCAGTGAAGTTAAAATTCAATCGActattattcataattttaacaaatggatCAATCTGGAAGTTTATCCATACTCTTATTCAATTGACAATTTTATAGAGTCAAAGATGATTTGTAAAGTCTAGTTTTGAATAGTCAAATTAGTGTCGAGCAACACGAGTCGCGGTAGAGCAGGACAAGGTGAAAATTGCTTCTTCATCATCAACATAATTTTCTTGTATAGAAGTTGGTTACATTTATAGTTACAATTGATTTAAGAGATTGGGAAAGTATGTTGTTTGAAAGgctcaaattttaacaaagaatTAACAAAacatctaaaattattttaagtttttttcataaatattttaaataaatatttttaagaattttaaattactattactattttaaataaaaactatatctgtaaaaattaa
This genomic window contains:
- the LOC105802286 gene encoding 60S ribosomal protein L30; the encoded protein is MVASKKTKKTHESINNRLALVMKSGKYTLGYKTVLKSLRSSKGKLIIISNNCPPLRKSEIEYYAMLCKVGVHHYNGNNNDLGTACGKYFRVSCLSIVDPGDSDIIKSLPGDH
- the LOC105802287 gene encoding glutathione hydrolase 1: MSFLRLLCTSIAFLFVLLSPAASNISSSTKRRREEVVAHRGAVATDDGRCSKIGVDVLRIGGHAVDAAVAASLCLGVVSPASSGIGGGAFMLLREANGKAQAFDMRETAPLKASMNMYAGNAALKATGALSVAVPGELAGLHKAWKQHGRLPWERLVKPAEILARKGFKISPYLRTQMESSKSAILADKGLREVFTSNGELLQVGDICYNKKLAETLRKISIYGTKPFYNGSIGLNLVRDIQRAGGIMTLDDLKRYEVKMREPISANILGLKVLSMPPPSSGGVSMVLALNILTQYAVPSGLLGSLGIHRLIESLKHAFAVRMNLGDPEFVDVSKFVTDMISLEFAKKLKSTIYDNMTFGPNHYGGRRRWSQVHDHGTSHISIADSYQNAVSMTTTVNAYFGSKILSPSTGIVLNNEMDDFSMPINSSRNTPPPAPPNFIRPGKKPLSSMTPTIVLKDEKLKGVVGASGGSNIIAATTEVFLNHFARGMDPLSSVMAPRIYHQLIPNVVIYENWTTVTGDHFEVSSSIRSDLQKKGHTLRGLAGGAISQFIVHKLEGRKGKGSSGELVAVSDPRKGGIPAGF